In Bacillus pumilus, the sequence CGATTATGGCGGAAATATCGTCAATGAACTGACAGGCGTAAACGATGCAAAACGTGCCGCCACCGGTGTAGACCCGATCACAGGAGAACAGCTCACCGCAGGCCAGCGAGTCGCCGCAGGCGGTATGGCCGCAGCAGGCTACATCCCAATCGTCGGCTGGGCAGGCCGTATTTTTAAAGGGGGTAAAGCCGTCTATAAAACCACCCAAGCCACATCAGCCGCAGTCAGAGCAGTCGACATTTACAAGACATCACAAAAGGCCTTTGACGCCTTAAAAACATCCCAAAAAGGCTTATATGGCCTCACCGCAACCAACGGCTTCAGCGAAGCGATTACGGGTCGTGACATGTTTGGAAACAAGGTCTCGAAAGAACAGCAGGAAGCGAGTATGAACGCGGCACTTGGAATGCTTTTACCGTTTGGAGCAAAAGGGTTTCATGGGAAGATGGGGGTTAAGAGTACTGTTAAAAATGTAGATAATGGTACAGTGTGGAAGAATATAAAAATTACTCAACCACTTTATGAAGGTACAAAAATCCCAAAATCCTTTGAATTAGCAACAGCAGGTGGAAAGTTCTGGGTACATCCAAATGGAACAAAACATATGGTCGAGTATATAACAAGAGATGCGACTACACATGGTATGCCGATAAATAGTCAAACTTTATTGTCGAGTTTCCAAAGCTCTGTTAACAATGCTGCTAAGCAAGGAATTAAATATGAAGAAATTATGAAGATAGGTAATTGGGAATTAATATTTAGTAAACCCCGTGGAGACGGATTACTACCAGTAATAAAGCATGCTGTGTATATGCCTTAGAAGGAGACATGATAATGTTAAAAGTAACAGAATATAAAGACAGTCAGCCTATAAATATTGAATATGATCTTTATACACCGATTAATATAGAAATCGGTAGTTGGAATATATCAAAAGAGCCAACGATATATTGGAGAACTGGAGATTTCAAGAAATCTCTAATTGAAATAGGCATAGGGAAATATACAGGCAGCCTTCGTTCAATTACACTAACATTAAGTGAGAATGTACACAAAATGGAAAGTTTGAAATTTGATCTGAAAGATATAAATATGATTAAAGGCGTACCAAATTTTCAAGTAGAAGAATATAATGATACGACCTATATAGACGAAGAAGGTAAATTAGACGTATATATAGGGATAGATAAGGTTTTGATTTCATTTTCAGAAAATGATGCTTTGTCTATTTTACAAAATGATACAGTAGGATTCGCTTTAGATAAAGATGAAGTAGTTTGTGGCATTATAATAAGTGATATGTTAGAACATGAAAAGAAAACATTAGAAGATGCATTGAATTAGATTATTGTGAAATACAAAAAAATTTAACCTTGATTGGCTAAATGCCTTTCAAGGTTTTTGGTGTTTATTTGGCTTCATACCGGAGGAAAAACTTTTCTGTCAGAACCACCGTATGGCGAGCAGCACGAACTGAATATTTTTGTCCAGAAGGGAGAACCTGCGGACGTTAATCGATGAGCACAATATGTCCCTTGATCGGTGTCTTTCCCTTATCAAGAGTGTATCTGACTACGAACAAAGGTGTTCATGAATGTATTCATACGATAGGGACGTTCTGAGCCTAAATAGCAGTTGGTCTACGGCATTGAGGGCAGTTTTTCATTTTATGATCACAAGATTTTTTTCGTTTTTGAAGAATGATTTACTTGAGGTATTAGAGTGTTTATCCAACAGAGAACCATGGCAAGATCATATGATGGGATATGAACTTAACAAGGTCTCAAAAGAACAGCAGGAAGCGAGCATGAACGCGGCGCTTGGAATGCTTCGAAAGGGTTTCATGGAAAGATGGAGGTTAAAAGATCAAGTGGTTTAAGTAAAATACCTGAAAATAGCATTAAACATTCTGATAAAGGAGACTTCACAACAAACCCTAAAACAGGGGATATTTCAAAATGAAGGGTGGGGCACGGACATAGCAACATAAAATTCTTACAAGAAAATAATATAGAATATAATATAAATAAAGTATATGAGAACGGTGTAAGTGTTCCTGGTCATAAGGTGAAAGCAAAACGAACAGGTTCTAACCAATCATTGTTTCCAGAAAACTGGACAGAATCTGACATTACATCAGCTGTTGCGAAAATTGCTGAATCATCTGATTTTTCTAAAATGGAAAATGGAGTGACTATTTTTGGTGAATATAAAGGAGTAAGGGTTGGAGTTATTAAAACCAATGGAGAAGTAGGAACCATTTTTCCGGATGCTACAAAACAACCATAATTTGGGGATCAATATGGACATTGAAAATAGATTAAAAACGATATTAGATAAAAGAAAAAAGTTAGATTTAAATGATGATTACGGTATACAAAAAAGTTGGGATGAAATAATAGAAGTTCTTGGAGAAAATGAAGAGAGATCATTGCAGTAAAGAAGATTTATATTGGATAAGCGAAGTGTTTGAAGACATATCAGAAGTTTTACAAAGTAAGGAATTAATTAAAAGTTTGCGTAGATTGGATAAAAAATATCCTGAATTAGAGATGAAACAAGATATTGATCTAGCAGAAAGCTATATTGAAGACTAAAATTGTAACATTTCCCCCTAATCATAGTGCCTATCTCCACTTAACCGGAAATAATATGTTAAACTAATCCAATCACAACAAAAAAAGGGGGATAAAACATGCTATGGATTTTCACACAAAACCAGCAAAGCTTGGTCCAAGTCAATGAAGTCACAGTACAGGGGAAAAAAATTGAAGGGATCATGGGAAATGATTCTTGGACAAAGATACTCGGCAAGTATGACTCAAATGATCGAGCAGCAGAGATCCTTCAAGACATTGTGAAGACGATTGAAGAAAATCAAGGTGCATCTATTACATACCGAATGCCACATCAATAATAAAGAAACCACCTTTCCATCGTGAAAAGGTGGTTTTTGTTTATGATGGTGTTTTTGTAAAGGCCAAGAATAAAGGAATGCCTGTGCCGACAAGTGTTGTGGCAAAAAGGAACATACCGCAAATGAATAGAAAATGACTGGCTGAAAAGACGAGCGCCAGAATCAGAAAAACGATACTCAGTCCTGCCATGCTGTATGATGGGACAAAACGGCGTTTGTATGTGGATTTCTTTGTTAAAAATGAGAAGAAAATGCCAAATAATAAAGGGACAATCCATAAGTAAAATAAAATAATAAGAGACATACATCATACCTCGATTTTTCCTTCTATTTTATCAGATGCCGATCACAACGGATACCATAAAGCTTCACTTTGTAAAATCATTCATGTAATTGACACAATTAAGTGGACTGATTCATCGAATGCGCTTTTTGTTCCATATATTCAGGCTGTAAAAGTGCGTACACACAATGATCGGTAAAGCGGTCGCCCAGCCATTCACATTGTCTTAAAATGCCTTCAAGAGAGAAGGATAATCGCTCTGCGATGCGTCTGCTCTTCTGATTATCGACAGCGGCCCTGATTTCAATGCGGTGCAGTCCGCACTCTTCAAATAAATATTGAATGACGGCTTTACACGCTTTTGTCATGATGCCTTTTCCTTGGTAGCCTTCTCCGAGCCAATAGCCAATGGAAACGGTTCGGTTGATCCAATGAATCTGGTGGGTGCCAATGATGCCGACGAGTTCTCCATGTGACCATATGCCGGCTTGAAAGCCGTTGTTCTGCAAGGCTTGCTGCATTGCGCCTTGAATAAACGCCATGCTGTCTTCTTCTGTTTGCGTTGTATCCACCCAAAGCATCCATTCACGTAAGTGCTCTCTTGACCGCTGGATGAGCAGATACAAACTTCTTGCGTCTCTAGGCTCAAGCAGCCGCATGGATAGATCTTGATCCTGATAAAAAAACATGTGACCACATCCTCTCAGGGAAAATTCTACCATAACCAAATGGAAAGAAAAAGACAGCATCATCACTGTCTTTTACATAAACGTATTCACAATTAAAAAGAGATTAAGTGCTACAACAAGAGCTGCTATCACCCAAGATATTCCTGTCACCCAGCGTGCATTCGTCAATTCGCCCATAATTCGTTTTTTACTTGTAAACAAAATGAGCGGAATTAAAGCAAAGGCTATACCAAAAGATAGTACCACCTGACTCATCACAAGCGCAGATGTTGGGTTCACCCCAGATGCGATGATCGCAATAGGGGGAATGATGGTAATCAGCCGGCGTACATACAGCGGGATGCGGTATTGAATAAATCCCTGCATAATAATATCGCCTGACAGTGTACCGACAGAAGAGCTGGAAAGCCCGGCTACAAGCAGACCTACACCAAATAAGATGGCTGATACAGGACCTGCGAGTGTACCAAAATGCTGAAACGCAACATCCAGATCCTCAACAAAGAGACCATTTTTATAAAATAAAGCGGCTGCTACAATCAACATGCTGGCATTGATGGCCCCAGCGACTAGCATGGCAATAAGGATGTCTAAAAACTCAAAGCGAAAAATTTGTTTTTTCTCTTTTTCTGTTCTGCCGACGACTCGTCTTTGGGTTAAAGCTGAATGTAAATAAATTGCGTGCGGCATCACAGTGGCACCTAAAATGCCAGCTGCAAGCAGCACACTATCTGTTCCATCAAACCTCGGAATGAAAAGTCCGCCTGCAACACTTGCGATATCTGGCTTTGCGACAAAGGTTTGCACAGCAAAAGCGATCACTACAACGAACAGCATACCAGTGATGCCTGCTTCTAATGCTCGATATCCCCGTCTTTGCAGCTCTAAAATCGCAAATGATCCGATGGCTGCAATAATTGATGCTTCAAGCAGGGGGATACGAA encodes:
- a CDS encoding ribonuclease YeeF family protein, whose protein sequence is MGKILDAKALTSAMDTRAKHYQALREEMTDLKKALQGVANLGDDFTGKGADNIKSFYKELAGNVDMFISFIDKQKAFHEGVSGTLDDTSFGGDTFVEEHFLDNAVHMGIKNAKSIVKDQKKALKTIFQDIDDLISLEVFDSKTFDEKIEDAEDERKKTVKDLIELDQNLKDEYALSETEQKATMALYAEMMNATNDGKSISPMNFDKKAYQNSEIYKAKSDIEKQTTEYLKIKEEQEEAREIAKEQEALANRPWYEKALDYGGNIVNELTGVNDAKRAATGVDPITGEQLTAGQRVAAGGMAAAGYIPIVGWAGRIFKGGKAVYKTTQATSAAVRAVDIYKTSQKAFDALKTSQKGLYGLTATNGFSEAITGRDMFGNKVSKEQQEASMNAALGMLLPFGAKGFHGKMGVKSTVKNVDNGTVWKNIKITQPLYEGTKIPKSFELATAGGKFWVHPNGTKHMVEYITRDATTHGMPINSQTLLSSFQSSVNNAAKQGIKYEEIMKIGNWELIFSKPRGDGLLPVIKHAVYMP
- a CDS encoding GNAT family N-acetyltransferase produces the protein MFFYQDQDLSMRLLEPRDARSLYLLIQRSREHLREWMLWVDTTQTEEDSMAFIQGAMQQALQNNGFQAGIWSHGELVGIIGTHQIHWINRTVSIGYWLGEGYQGKGIMTKACKAVIQYLFEECGLHRIEIRAAVDNQKSRRIAERLSFSLEGILRQCEWLGDRFTDHCVYALLQPEYMEQKAHSMNQST
- a CDS encoding Nramp family divalent metal transporter, which codes for MTNKYIEAQAHMSAAAERALEGKVKGFRRLLPFLGPAFIAAIAYIDPGNFATNIAAGSKYGYLLLWVILISNLMALLIQSLSAKLGIATGKNLPEIAREEFPKPVSIGLWIQGELVIIATDLAEFIGAALGLYLLFRIPLLEASIIAAIGSFAILELQRRGYRALEAGITGMLFVVVIAFAVQTFVAKPDIASVAGGLFIPRFDGTDSVLLAAGILGATVMPHAIYLHSALTQRRVVGRTEKEKKQIFRFEFLDILIAMLVAGAINASMLIVAAALFYKNGLFVEDLDVAFQHFGTLAGPVSAILFGVGLLVAGLSSSSVGTLSGDIIMQGFIQYRIPLYVRRLITIIPPIAIIASGVNPTSALVMSQVVLSFGIAFALIPLILFTSKKRIMGELTNARWVTGISWVIAALVVALNLFLIVNTFM
- a CDS encoding response regulator, yielding MSLIILFYLWIVPLLFGIFFSFLTKKSTYKRRFVPSYSMAGLSIVFLILALVFSASHFLFICGMFLFATTLVGTGIPLFLAFTKTPS